The Acetomicrobium sp. S15 = DSM 107314 sequence ACTCCTATTATTGCCGCAAGCTCAGATTGTGTAAGATTTTTAGCCTTCCTTGCTTTGCGAATTTCATCTCCAGTCAGCATATTTCTCGCCCTCATTTGGGAATGTTTAGTTAAGACTACCTTAAGTGGGCAATAAGTCAATAATAGTCAGATATGCAAAAAATGCTTATACCACTTGACACTCCTCCCAAACAGATATATATTTTCATAGTACAGTTAGCATCTGAAGGGGGGTAAACAAGGTGGGATACGGAGAAGTTATACGCTCAGCACGCAAGCGTAAGCACCTTACACAAGAACAACTTGCAGAAAAGATATGTGTATCGCGGTCAGCAATAT is a genomic window containing:
- a CDS encoding helix-turn-helix domain-containing protein, translated to MGYGEVIRSARKRKHLTQEQLAEKICVSRSAI